In a single window of the Papaver somniferum cultivar HN1 chromosome 8, ASM357369v1, whole genome shotgun sequence genome:
- the LOC113302053 gene encoding uncharacterized protein LOC113302053 has product MIKLEENPHTAISLINYRREDFGYALEDDIKHQFLSLAVDYSSLICYRVSAKQKAMVARLVGNYFGDGVNDVSKTTSPFLSFGSWRNFLLRDQLRREAKKVSWKFERLNTKRKCEWNPEEFLGLLHCFMLNVSRYSMQLDASHV; this is encoded by the exons ATGATCAAGTTGGAAGAAAACCCCCACACTGCTATTTCCTTGATTAATTATCGACGGGAAGACTTTGGCTATGCTTTGGAGGATGATATCAAGCATCAGTTCTTGAGTTTAGCAGTTGATTATTCATCTTTAATATGTTATCGGGTCTCTGCAAAGCAAAAGGCAATG GTAGCAAGGTTAGTGGGAAACTACTTTGGTGATGGCGTAAATGACGTTAGCAAAACTACTTCTCCATTTCTTAGTTTCGGTTCTTGGAGAAACTTCTTGTTGAGAGATCAGTTAAGAAGAGAAGCAAAGAAAGTGTCGTGGAAATTTGAAagactcaacacaaagaggaaatg TGAATGGAACCCTGAAGAGTTTCTTGGGCTGCTGCATTGCTTTATGCTTAACG